One Candidatus Bathyarchaeota archaeon DNA segment encodes these proteins:
- a CDS encoding 4Fe-4S dicluster domain-containing protein, with product MFKNQEKVLIFYPDKCTGCTYCMTACSYKHFGLSSFEKSFIKIIEKPEKTFTFIASHCAHCDDPSCKASCPVDAIYKDDYGIVRINYSSCIGCKYCQIACPISHPYFDEEQETMMKCDLCDGNPICVQQCPTKALEFIDRVKAREKVMIKIGNF from the coding sequence ATGTTTAAAAATCAAGAAAAGGTTCTTATATTTTATCCTGATAAATGCACTGGATGCACTTATTGCATGACAGCTTGCTCCTATAAGCATTTCGGCTTATCCAGCTTTGAGAAAAGCTTTATTAAAATAATAGAAAAGCCAGAAAAAACTTTTACTTTTATTGCTTCTCATTGCGCTCATTGCGATGACCCTTCATGCAAAGCTTCTTGCCCTGTGGATGCGATTTATAAGGATGATTATGGCATTGTGAGGATAAATTATTCATCTTGCATAGGATGCAAATATTGTCAAATAGCTTGTCCAATTTCTCACCCATACTTTGATGAAGAACAAGAAACAATGATGAAATGCGATTTATGCGATGGAAACCCTATATGCGTTCAGCAATGTCCAACTAAGGCTTTAGAATTTATAGATAGAGTAAAAGCTAGAGAGAAGGTGATGATTAAAATTGGCAACTTCTGA